A stretch of DNA from Roseovarius sp. M141:
CGTGATCCTCGTCCCCCGCCGATGCGCCGCCCGAGGTGAGGATAACGTCAGCGCGCCCCGCCGCGTCATCCAGCGCGGCGCGCAATGCGGCGCGGTCGTCGGGGATGCGGCCCATGTCGAGCGCCTCCATCCCCCACGCGCGGATCTGGGCCAGCAGCATCGGGCGGTTGGCATCGAAAATCTGCCCAAGGTCGGCCGCGCCTCCTGCCTCGACCAACTCATCCCCGGTCGAGATGACGGCAACGCGCAAACGCTCGAACACGTCCACCTTGCCGATCCCGGTGGCGGCCATCAGCGCCAGATCGGCGGGGGTCAGCGCGCGGCCCTTGGGCAGGATTTCGGCGCCCGCGTGCACATCCTCGCCCGCCTCGCGGGTATTGGCGCCGCGTTTCATTCCGGCGCGAAAGGCGATCTGGCCGCCGCCCTCGCGGGTGTCCTCTTCCAGGATCACGGTATCGACGCCGACGGGCACGGCGGCGCCGGTGAGGATGCGGATGGCGTGGCCGGGCGGCACTTTGCCGTCATAGGGCACGCCGGCGGCGGCGCGGCCCGCGACCAATGGCAACACCGGATCGCCCGGCGGCAGGCTGCCATGGGCAAAGCCGTAGCCATCCACCGCTGAATTCGGAGTTGGCGGATTGGCGCGCCTGGCCATCGCACCTTCGGCCAGAATGCGCCCGCAGGCGTCTGGCACAGCGCAGTGCGCGGGGCGCACCACCGGGTGCAATCCGGCGCGCAGCGCGGCCAGCGCGTCGTCGACCGGCGTCCAGTCTACGCCCGCCGGCATGGCAAAACAGTCGTCGCGCAGTGGTGGCGGGGCGGGGGGCGCGTCGTTTTGCGCCAGCTTGCTGAGCAATTCTCCATGTCCTGCGCCAAGTATCCAAGCCTCCTCGCGCGCCGCTTCCGGAAGGTCCGTCATCATTGCGCTCAGCTGATCCGCCGATAGCCGCGACAGCGCGCGCGCCAATATCGTGACCTGCACCGCGTCGCGGATTGGCGTGGTTTGGTCCTGTGCCATCGCGGATTTCACCGCAGGTTCGATCAGCCCCGGCCAGATCTCGGCCAGCACGATTGGCGCATTTTCATGCGGCTCGAACGGCCAGATGGCGACGCCTTCTTGCCTGCGCAGCCGCGCCAGCATCGGCAGGCCCATCAACACCTGACTGCCTACGGTCGGCGGAAAGCACAGCTGAAAACAGCTGCTGGCCGCCTTGGCGACCATGTCGCAGGCGCGTTTTTCGGCGATCAGATCGAACGCGATCCCCTCTTTGCGGTAGGGAACGCCCGGCCAGCGGTCGCGGTGGGTCTTGCCCCAGAACGGCCCCGGCCCATCGAAATGCGCGTTCATCGCCTCGGCCACGTCAAAGCGGTTGTTTTCGCCCGTCTGGCTGTCGGTAATGCGTGCCCCCAGCCAGTCCCACAGGTCCAGCGGGTTGTCCCCGCCCGTGACGCGCCGGGCGACCCCTTTGGGGTAACCAAAGGGAAAATCGAATGTCGCCAGCAGGCGGCGCCCGGCGGTGCGTTCATCCCCGATGATCCGGGTAATATGTGCTTCGGCTTCGATCCGGGTACGGCAGTAGATCGGATCCTGCGGCGTGCCTGCCCTCACAAAGCCTAT
This window harbors:
- the glp gene encoding gephyrin-like molybdotransferase Glp; its protein translation is MRGFDSVLVVDWSASGVRAPARPSKDAIWIGFVRAGTPQDPIYCRTRIEAEAHITRIIGDERTAGRRLLATFDFPFGYPKGVARRVTGGDNPLDLWDWLGARITDSQTGENNRFDVAEAMNAHFDGPGPFWGKTHRDRWPGVPYRKEGIAFDLIAEKRACDMVAKAASSCFQLCFPPTVGSQVLMGLPMLARLRRQEGVAIWPFEPHENAPIVLAEIWPGLIEPAVKSAMAQDQTTPIRDAVQVTILARALSRLSADQLSAMMTDLPEAAREEAWILGAGHGELLSKLAQNDAPPAPPPLRDDCFAMPAGVDWTPVDDALAALRAGLHPVVRPAHCAVPDACGRILAEGAMARRANPPTPNSAVDGYGFAHGSLPPGDPVLPLVAGRAAAGVPYDGKVPPGHAIRILTGAAVPVGVDTVILEEDTREGGGQIAFRAGMKRGANTREAGEDVHAGAEILPKGRALTPADLALMAATGIGKVDVFERLRVAVISTGDELVEAGGAADLGQIFDANRPMLLAQIRAWGMEALDMGRIPDDRAALRAALDDAAGRADVILTSGGASAGDEDHVSALLSEAGAMQQWRIALKPGRPLALGLWQGAPVFGLPGNPVAALVCTLIFARPALGLLAGAGWQEPQAFYMSAGFEKAKKPGRREYLRARIRDGRAEVFASEGSGRISGLSWAEGLVELPDAAATIRLGDPVRYIPFGSFAL